In Deltaproteobacteria bacterium, one DNA window encodes the following:
- a CDS encoding NADH-quinone oxidoreductase subunit H, which translates to MDPTTLLIDAVLVIFMFALVMQIAPLLLWIERKGSAVLQDRVGANRVSISDIPLFKGKLKKLPFNVGIVNTLIADPIKLFTKEDFIPPGADKLLHTLAPIVALVPALVTMMVIPFGDILIIGGREIELQAARLNVGILYVLAMVSLGVYGVVLAGWASNNRWALLGGIRASAQMISYEIAMGLALIGVVLTYGTLDLQEINRAQGGLILGGLPNWGIFYQPLAFLIFLTAGIAESKRAPFDLPEAEPELISGYFTEYSGAKQSIFMLVDFLESLIVAALITTLFFGGWQVPLLERDGLHFPWGGFMPLPHIVVVIIQVHAFIIKVLFFCWLQIMIRWTLPRFRYDQLMTLGWKILLPLALVNVMLTALVLLIAQNLKI; encoded by the coding sequence ATGGATCCGACCACTCTTCTTATTGATGCCGTCCTGGTTATTTTCATGTTCGCTCTGGTCATGCAGATTGCGCCGCTGCTGTTATGGATCGAGCGTAAAGGGAGTGCGGTTCTGCAAGATCGTGTCGGTGCGAACCGAGTCAGCATCTCGGACATTCCGCTCTTCAAGGGAAAACTAAAAAAGCTTCCTTTCAATGTTGGTATTGTCAACACGCTCATCGCTGACCCGATTAAGTTGTTTACCAAAGAAGATTTTATTCCTCCTGGGGCAGATAAACTGCTCCATACTCTCGCACCGATCGTTGCCCTTGTGCCGGCGCTGGTGACGATGATGGTCATCCCCTTTGGCGATATTCTCATCATCGGCGGACGAGAGATTGAGCTACAGGCCGCGCGCCTCAATGTTGGCATCCTGTACGTTCTGGCGATGGTCTCACTCGGTGTGTATGGTGTCGTGCTGGCAGGGTGGGCATCAAACAATCGTTGGGCGTTACTTGGTGGAATTCGTGCTTCGGCACAAATGATTTCATATGAAATCGCTATGGGGCTCGCACTCATTGGCGTTGTGTTAACTTATGGCACGCTCGACCTGCAGGAAATTAACCGTGCACAAGGCGGGTTGATTCTAGGTGGATTGCCAAACTGGGGTATTTTCTATCAACCCCTCGCGTTCCTTATTTTCCTCACCGCTGGTATTGCCGAAAGTAAACGGGCGCCGTTCGATCTTCCGGAGGCAGAGCCAGAGTTGATTTCCGGTTACTTCACTGAGTACTCGGGCGCAAAGCAATCGATCTTCATGCTCGTCGACTTCCTCGAATCGCTCATTGTTGCAGCGCTGATTACCACATTGTTTTTTGGTGGCTGGCAAGTGCCGTTACTTGAACGGGATGGGCTCCACTTCCCGTGGGGTGGGTTCATGCCGCTGCCGCATATCGTGGTTGTCATCATTCAAGTCCACGCCTTCATTATCAAAGTGCTTTTCTTCTGCTGGTTGCAGATTATGATTCGCTGGACCCTGCCGCGCTTCCGCTACGACCAGCTCATGACGCTGGGGTGGAAGATTTTGCTGCCACTCGCCTTGGTGAATGTGATGCTCACCGCGCTGGTGCTGCTCATCGCTCAGAACCTGAAAATATAA
- the nuoK gene encoding NADH-quinone oxidoreductase subunit NuoK: MVPTHYHLILSALLFTIGAMGVLLRRNTIIIFMSVELMLNAVNLSFVALAQHWGSMDGQLIVFFVMAVAAAEAAVGLAIILMVFRTKETVNADELNFMRG, from the coding sequence ATGGTTCCTACTCATTACCATCTTATTCTCAGTGCACTCTTGTTCACGATTGGCGCGATGGGAGTTCTGCTGCGGCGGAATACCATCATTATTTTTATGTCGGTTGAGTTAATGCTCAATGCGGTGAATCTGTCGTTCGTAGCACTGGCACAGCATTGGGGCTCAATGGATGGACAGTTGATCGTCTTTTTCGTCATGGCCGTAGCTGCAGCTGAGGCTGCGGTTGGTCTCGCTATCATCTTAATGGTCTTTCGCACCAAAGAGACAGTCAACGCCGACGAACTCAATTTCATGCGCGGGTAG
- a CDS encoding NADH-quinone oxidoreductase subunit J produces the protein MDLFTFIILAILLVGSAMAVVLHPSPVYSALSLVVMMSLLAVYFLFLNAHVVGALQIIVYAGAVMVLFLFVIMLLNLQTESRENQQSEMKTSATILCLVMVAELAFFLGKGGGKLELQTSQQELPAGFGTMQALSERLFTDFVLPFEITSVLLLVAAVGAVVLARRQA, from the coding sequence ATGGATCTTTTTACTTTCATTATTCTGGCAATTCTCCTCGTGGGTTCAGCGATGGCTGTCGTTCTCCATCCCAGCCCCGTCTATAGTGCGCTCTCGCTCGTCGTCATGATGAGTCTACTCGCGGTGTACTTCCTCTTCCTGAATGCGCATGTGGTTGGAGCGTTACAGATCATCGTCTACGCCGGTGCGGTCATGGTCTTGTTCTTGTTCGTTATTATGTTGTTGAACCTGCAGACCGAATCACGTGAGAACCAACAGTCGGAGATGAAGACGTCTGCCACCATTCTGTGTCTGGTAATGGTTGCTGAACTTGCTTTCTTTTTAGGAAAAGGCGGTGGGAAACTGGAATTGCAAACCAGTCAGCAGGAGTTGCCCGCCGGGTTCGGCACAATGCAGGCGCTGAGCGAGCGGCTGTTTACTGACTTTGTATTGCCCTTCGAGATTACGTCGGTCCTCTTATTAGTGGCTGCAGTTGGTGCAGTCGTGTTAGCGCGACGACAAGCATAA
- the nuoL gene encoding NADH-quinone oxidoreductase subunit L, whose protein sequence is MEHAHTAAQAIEAVSYLRWIVFFPLIGVLFNIFLAPKFGRRAVNLVAPGVILAAFAFAWTAFEHLNGLPPGSALVDHLYPWITAGNLQVDFSLRVDALTAVMILIITGVGALIHIYSTGYMAHDEDVARYFTYLNLFTASMLLLVLGENLLLLFVGWEGVGLCSYLLIGFWYTDDEKASAGKKAFIVNRIGDAGFLLGMFLLFWTLVANGVWTLSFSEIQRAIAEHPEFISGGVATAICLLLFIGATGKSAQIPLYVWLPDAMAGPTPVSALIHAATMVTAGVYMIARLHFLFELSPTALAVVAYVAAFTAILAASIALVQTDIKKVLAYSTVSQLGYMFLGVGVGAYGAGVFHLMTHAFFKALLFLGAGSVIHGMSDEQDIRKMGGLLRKMPFTGWTFLIGCIAIAGVPYFSGYYSKDLILEEAYAGPHAQPLLYWVGTIGAGMTAFYMFRLFFVTFWGSEVRASHDVVHHVHESPWSMVIPLVILAVLSVLGGNLPLLNWLSPMFHAGHVEVPDFIRWLPTVAGAVGVVLAFVTYGMNTKAVEKMNEEPVGMRNLLWNKWFVDEAYDAAFVKPTTSLANGFWKGVDTQVIDGTVNGTARVMELWGSAIRTIQTGNVQNYAMSFLVGVTVILFLGVYLW, encoded by the coding sequence ATGGAACATGCACACACAGCAGCCCAAGCGATAGAAGCCGTTTCCTACCTCCGCTGGATCGTCTTCTTTCCTCTGATCGGTGTTCTCTTCAATATTTTCCTCGCGCCGAAGTTCGGCAGACGAGCGGTGAACCTGGTTGCTCCTGGCGTTATCCTCGCAGCCTTCGCGTTTGCCTGGACTGCATTTGAGCATCTCAATGGATTACCCCCCGGAAGTGCGCTGGTCGATCACCTGTATCCGTGGATAACGGCTGGTAACCTTCAGGTCGATTTTTCCCTGCGCGTTGATGCCCTAACCGCAGTGATGATCCTCATTATCACTGGAGTAGGGGCACTCATCCACATCTATTCGACTGGTTACATGGCGCATGACGAAGATGTCGCGCGTTATTTTACCTACCTTAACCTGTTCACTGCCTCGATGCTGTTGCTGGTGCTCGGAGAAAACTTACTCCTGCTCTTCGTCGGCTGGGAAGGTGTGGGATTATGCTCGTACCTGCTCATTGGTTTTTGGTACACCGACGATGAAAAAGCCAGCGCCGGCAAGAAAGCGTTTATCGTCAACCGGATTGGTGATGCGGGATTTCTGCTCGGCATGTTCCTGCTCTTTTGGACGTTGGTTGCGAACGGTGTCTGGACACTCTCATTTAGTGAAATTCAACGTGCGATTGCTGAACATCCTGAGTTTATCTCTGGTGGAGTTGCGACGGCGATCTGTCTCTTGCTTTTTATCGGAGCGACGGGGAAGTCAGCGCAGATTCCCCTGTATGTGTGGCTGCCAGACGCGATGGCCGGTCCGACCCCTGTCAGCGCACTGATCCATGCGGCGACCATGGTGACTGCCGGTGTCTATATGATCGCGCGCTTACATTTCCTCTTTGAATTGTCTCCTACGGCGCTGGCGGTTGTGGCCTACGTTGCTGCTTTTACCGCGATTCTCGCCGCGTCTATTGCTCTAGTGCAAACCGACATTAAGAAAGTCCTGGCATATTCAACCGTGAGCCAGCTTGGTTACATGTTCTTAGGGGTAGGAGTCGGAGCCTACGGAGCTGGGGTTTTCCATCTCATGACACATGCCTTTTTCAAAGCCTTGCTTTTCCTCGGGGCTGGCAGCGTGATTCACGGCATGAGTGACGAACAAGACATTCGCAAAATGGGCGGGTTATTGCGAAAAATGCCATTTACTGGCTGGACATTTCTCATCGGTTGCATTGCCATTGCTGGCGTACCGTACTTCTCTGGCTACTACAGTAAAGATTTGATCTTGGAAGAAGCCTACGCTGGGCCGCACGCACAGCCACTTCTCTATTGGGTAGGGACTATTGGTGCTGGCATGACGGCCTTTTATATGTTTCGCCTCTTTTTTGTCACCTTCTGGGGCAGTGAAGTGCGGGCAAGTCACGATGTCGTCCATCACGTGCATGAGTCACCGTGGTCGATGGTGATTCCGTTGGTCATTCTCGCGGTATTGTCAGTTCTCGGTGGCAACCTCCCGCTCCTTAATTGGTTATCTCCGATGTTTCATGCCGGTCATGTCGAAGTGCCAGATTTCATTCGCTGGTTACCGACCGTGGCCGGAGCCGTTGGTGTCGTGTTGGCGTTCGTTACGTACGGCATGAATACGAAAGCGGTCGAGAAGATGAACGAAGAGCCAGTCGGGATGCGCAACCTGTTATGGAACAAATGGTTTGTCGATGAAGCATACGATGCGGCCTTCGTAAAACCAACGACCTCTCTCGCCAATGGTTTCTGGAAAGGTGTGGATACCCAGGTGATCGATGGAACCGTGAACGGTACGGCCCGAGTGATGGAACTCTGGGGATCGGCCATTCGCACGATACAAACCGGCAACGTACAAAATTATGCCATGTCGTTTCTGGTTGGCGTGACCGTAATCCTCTTCTTGGGGGTGTACTTATGGTAA